TTTTCTTTCCAGCGCATGGCTGTTGTCAGATAATCATAGACGTCTTCCGGTGTTTGAATGGGCTGACGCGACAAAGTTTCGCGAAGAGCCCTCGCGCCCAGTTCAAAGGCCGCGCTCAGCGTAGCGGCTTTCGCCATGCCTATTCCCTTGCAAATGTTCGCTATTTCAGCAGCTTCCATATGAGCTAGGGCGTCTAGAGATCCAGCAGACTGAATCAGGTCCGAGGACAAGTCCAATACATTTTTTCCCTTGATGCCCATTCGGAGGAAGATGGCAAGCAGTTCCGCATTGCTGAGGCTGTGCCTTCCCTGATGAAGCAGTTTTTCCCTGGGCAAAGACTGGGAGGGCAGTTCCTGAAGTTTGCGGTAGGTCATTTCAATAGCAGAGGCGTGCGGTGGAAAGAATGGCGGCAGGCAGATGTCGCAGCGTATCCCCTGCCGTCAGCGTTTGCTGGGTTGCTTCCCCGACGGAGATTGCCATTTCGGAAGCTCGGCCGCACAGGTAGACACCCAGAACGGCGGAAACCAGAAGGGATTCCCCCTGGCTTATGAAACCTCCGCAGATACCTGCCAGCACGTCTCCCTGTCCAGCAGTTGCCATGCCGGGATCTCCGGTGATGTTATAAAAGAGAGGTTTTCCCCGTTGGGTGACGATGGTGCGAGCTCCTTTGTAAATCAGAGCCGCTTCATGTTCCGCCAGAAAGCAGTCGGCAATGTCTGCCCGGATGGCATAGTTGTCTGCATCCGGCAGAAGTCTGCGAATTTCTCCGTGGTGGGGGGTAGCCAGAATATGTTCTTCCAAGTTCCACTGCATGGCCGCGGCCAGATTCAGCCCGTCCGCATCCAGAACGGTGGGAGTACCTGTTTCCAGGATAAGGCGGATAGCTTCTGCGTCTTCCTCTGATACGGAGCCGATGCCGGGGCCAATGAGGAAAGCGCTAAATGTACGGATGGAGATATCTGCGTAACTGTTCACGGGCCTGACCATGATTTCGGGAGGCATGGATGGAGCAATCAGGGGATAGACATTCTTGTGGACGTGCAGCGTAACCAATCCGGCACCTGCCCGAAGAGCTGCTTCACAGCAGAGACGGGCCGCGCCCAGCATTCCTTCCGAGCCTGCTATGACGCCAATGTGCCCGCGTTTGTTCTTATAATCCGTATAGGGTCTTGCAGAAAGGAATTTGGTGAGCCTTGAAGAGGTAATAAGTTCCGTGGCGGGGATCGCCTGTACATGAAGACCGGGAAGGTCGATGCAGACCAAACGTCCGGCAAACAGGGTGGCATCATCGTCCAGCAGGCCCTGCTTAACGGCTCCTATGCACATGGTGAAATCTGCTTCCACAGCATTTTGTTGAGGCATCCCCGTGTCTGGATCTACTCCGGTGGGAATATCGATAGCCACGGTACGTACGGCCCCGCAGCGGTTTCTTATATAGTTTATTTCTGCGCAAAGCTCGGAGATTTCCCTGCGGAGCATTCCCTTTGCGCCAATTCCCAGCAGGCCGTCCAGCAAAATCATAGGTTTTTCCACACGGGGAAGGGGGGGGGCCTGGTATTCCTGAGGGGGGGGAGATATTTCCGCCAACTGCCGCATAGAAAGTTCACTCCATTCGGTGCGCGGGTAAGCGGTTCGGAAGCCTATTTCCCAACCATGTTGTTTCAGTAGGTTGAGAACGGTGAGGGCGTCTCCCCCGTTGTTTCCTTTGCCTACATAGGCTATGCACAGACCCGGGACGGGGAAGAACTGCATGAGGGATTCCGCAATACCGGCTGCGGCCAGGTTCATCAGTGTTCTGGCCGGTGTTCCGCTAACGATGAGCTCGCGTTCCGCGATCTGCATATTTTCCGTGGAGCAAATTTTCATGGCACGCTGATGGAGACAACCTTTACTGTAAGCTAAAAAACCTTCCCCTGCAAGCCGGAGAAGGTTTTTACAAAAGGAACGAGCCGGGAACGGTTAACCGATGCGGAACGTGATGCGCGCTTTAGTCATGTCATAAGGAGACATTTCCATACGCACCTTGTCTCCTACCACGATTTTAATAAAGCGCTTGCGCATTTTTCCGGAAATATGGGCCAGCACTTCGTGCCCGTTGGGAAGGCGCACCTTGAACATGGTTCCTGCCAGTACGGCGCAGATGGTTCCTTCCACTTCAATTTCGCTTTCGGAATTTTCTTCCTTGGGTTCCGATTTGCTAAAATGCTTTCTGCCCTTGGTGTGGCGTCCTCCGCTTCCTTGCGGGCGCTGCCTGTTGGCGTTACCTCCGGGACGGCTCCCCCCTCCTGTTCTGGGATTTCCCGGTCCTGCGGACTGTCCGGCCGGTCGTGACGCTCCTGTGCCATTGCCGGAAGACCGGGATTGTCCGGGACGGTTGCCGGTGCCGGTCGGTCTGGAACCGGTGCGGGAATTCTG
This region of Akkermansia muciniphila genomic DNA includes:
- the radC gene encoding RadC family protein → MTYRKLQELPSQSLPREKLLHQGRHSLSNAELLAIFLRMGIKGKNVLDLSSDLIQSAGSLDALAHMEAAEIANICKGIGMAKAATLSAAFELGARALRETLSRQPIQTPEDVYDYLTTAMRWKEKETVLVLLLDTKCRLIKPVEISSGTLNESIAHPRDILRPTVIHNAYGFILAHNHPSGNPSPSRTDNLLTERVRECSKLLGIRFLDHVIIGKPTETAHKNYYSYNHPNGDRLKDPGQEHPLYH
- a CDS encoding NAD(P)H-hydrate dehydratase, translated to MKICSTENMQIAERELIVSGTPARTLMNLAAAGIAESLMQFFPVPGLCIAYVGKGNNGGDALTVLNLLKQHGWEIGFRTAYPRTEWSELSMRQLAEISPPPQEYQAPPLPRVEKPMILLDGLLGIGAKGMLRREISELCAEINYIRNRCGAVRTVAIDIPTGVDPDTGMPQQNAVEADFTMCIGAVKQGLLDDDATLFAGRLVCIDLPGLHVQAIPATELITSSRLTKFLSARPYTDYKNKRGHIGVIAGSEGMLGAARLCCEAALRAGAGLVTLHVHKNVYPLIAPSMPPEIMVRPVNSYADISIRTFSAFLIGPGIGSVSEEDAEAIRLILETGTPTVLDADGLNLAAAMQWNLEEHILATPHHGEIRRLLPDADNYAIRADIADCFLAEHEAALIYKGARTIVTQRGKPLFYNITGDPGMATAGQGDVLAGICGGFISQGESLLVSAVLGVYLCGRASEMAISVGEATQQTLTAGDTLRHLPAAILSTARLCY
- the infA gene encoding translation initiation factor IF-1; the protein is MEVEGTICAVLAGTMFKVRLPNGHEVLAHISGKMRKRFIKIVVGDKVRMEMSPYDMTKARITFRIG